The proteins below come from a single uncultured Carboxylicivirga sp. genomic window:
- a CDS encoding pseudouridine synthase produces the protein MSNISIIYQDDDLIVVDKPIDLPVHKNDFMPADADYLTKQVGLITGKSVFPVHRLDSKTSGIIVLVFSREIASDLTKQFEQRKVEKSYAIVCKGIPGEGTFDKPVVVKKKKKRVSANTAYKTIKSVSTKISYKDITDVEISLVVAKPTTGRWHQLRQHFAFERFDILGDTQHGDWTLNKIMTAQTGVKRLLLHAYSLGFTHPVSGEKLNLKAPIPEEFEQVLEQLQGCEINNFTD, from the coding sequence ATGAGCAATATTTCAATTATTTATCAGGATGATGATTTAATCGTCGTCGATAAACCTATAGATCTGCCCGTTCATAAAAACGATTTTATGCCGGCGGATGCTGATTATCTAACAAAACAAGTAGGACTAATAACCGGTAAATCGGTTTTTCCGGTTCATCGCTTAGATTCGAAAACGTCCGGCATTATTGTTTTGGTATTTTCGCGCGAGATAGCATCTGATTTAACAAAGCAGTTTGAGCAGCGAAAAGTTGAAAAATCTTATGCCATTGTGTGCAAAGGAATACCTGGAGAAGGAACCTTTGATAAACCTGTGGTTGTTAAGAAAAAGAAAAAACGGGTGAGTGCCAATACGGCATATAAAACGATTAAAAGTGTATCAACCAAAATTAGTTATAAAGATATTACTGACGTTGAAATTAGCCTGGTTGTAGCTAAACCTACAACAGGCCGTTGGCATCAGTTACGTCAGCATTTTGCATTTGAGCGATTTGATATATTAGGGGATACTCAACATGGTGATTGGACTCTTAATAAAATAATGACAGCTCAAACCGGTGTAAAACGATTGCTTTTACATGCTTATTCACTAGGTTTTACTCACCCTGTAAGTGGGGAGAAATTAAATTTAAAAGCTCCAATTCCTGAAGAATTTGAACAGGTACTGGAGCAATTACAAGGTTGTGAAATCAATAATTTTACGGATTAA
- a CDS encoding DUF4251 domain-containing protein yields the protein MKKLFLLVLVIAATNLFAQQTEKELTRKEKRELKKQQDAELSAAMAKILTVSIDSQQWVLEADMLSNKTGRSIQVNSNLNFVAINKNEAFIQLGSNSGLGANGVGGVSVRTNITKYEVTKNEKKGTFYIQIYASSALGNWNIQVNCNSDGKIASATIQGNTSTRVNYSGQIVPIGSSRVYKGTPVI from the coding sequence ATGAAAAAACTTTTTCTCTTGGTACTAGTTATTGCTGCTACCAATCTGTTTGCTCAGCAAACGGAAAAAGAACTAACTCGAAAAGAAAAACGGGAATTAAAAAAACAGCAAGATGCTGAACTGAGTGCTGCCATGGCAAAGATACTTACGGTTTCAATCGATTCGCAACAATGGGTACTAGAAGCTGATATGCTAAGTAATAAAACAGGACGATCAATACAGGTTAACAGCAACCTGAATTTTGTTGCAATCAACAAGAATGAAGCCTTTATCCAACTAGGATCTAATTCTGGGTTAGGTGCAAATGGAGTTGGAGGAGTATCGGTTCGTACTAATATTACAAAATACGAAGTTACCAAGAATGAAAAAAAAGGAACTTTTTATATTCAGATTTATGCAAGCTCAGCACTTGGAAACTGGAACATACAAGTTAATTGTAACAGCGATGGCAAGATTGCATCCGCAACAATACAAGGTAATACATCCACAAGAGTAAACTACAGTGGACAGATTGTCCCAATAGGTTCATCGAGAGTATACAAAGGAACTCCAGTTATATAA
- a CDS encoding acyloxyacyl hydrolase, giving the protein MLKILLITAFLVQASFLTFASNDLTSKESDQNDSIKVKPKRHNYLSIRYTPGYVLPTNDFVKGENEAGDPINFYQSLDISYGVQTDGSKDWHHIFNFPYYGVSFYNANFFDRDELGLPTALYGFMGLPLQRKQNSLFGYELGFGLTYNWNAYDPIDNPFNIAIGSYRTVYINANLFYEYYINKHWSARGGLGFTHFSNGGTKKPNSGLNLVSPFVQLTYNFKDRPEFEKLPQADYDQHYEVAIQYGIGAKNKIYTNPNNEELYNDAMFSFSNLSAAFLKQTTWKNKFGAGFDLTYDEMIGSKVNFPDNEIPVVHQADKFTDKLILGLYGTYEFTIDRLSVASYFGAFAFRNSRSNAPNLLYQKFGLKYHFKRDIYVGLLVRAHNFSVADVIEWNIGYRIKWN; this is encoded by the coding sequence ATGCTAAAGATTTTATTAATTACTGCTTTTTTAGTTCAAGCTTCCTTTTTAACTTTTGCGTCTAACGATTTAACATCTAAAGAGTCAGATCAGAATGATTCAATTAAAGTAAAACCTAAAAGACACAATTATCTTTCGATACGCTACACCCCCGGATATGTCTTACCCACTAACGATTTTGTAAAAGGTGAAAATGAAGCGGGTGATCCTATTAATTTTTATCAATCGCTTGACATTTCTTATGGAGTTCAAACCGATGGTAGTAAAGACTGGCATCATATTTTTAACTTTCCCTACTATGGAGTATCCTTTTATAATGCCAACTTTTTTGATCGCGATGAATTAGGATTGCCAACAGCCTTATATGGCTTTATGGGGCTTCCGCTTCAGCGTAAACAAAACTCCCTTTTTGGTTACGAACTTGGGTTTGGATTAACTTATAACTGGAATGCATACGATCCCATAGATAATCCATTTAATATTGCTATTGGTTCATATCGTACTGTTTATATAAATGCAAACCTGTTTTATGAATATTACATTAACAAACATTGGAGCGCACGAGGTGGACTCGGATTTACTCATTTTTCAAATGGAGGAACAAAAAAACCAAACAGTGGCCTCAATTTGGTATCTCCATTTGTTCAGTTAACTTATAATTTTAAGGACCGACCTGAATTTGAAAAATTACCACAAGCTGATTATGATCAACACTATGAGGTAGCCATTCAATATGGAATAGGTGCTAAAAATAAAATCTATACCAATCCGAATAATGAAGAATTATACAATGATGCTATGTTTTCTTTTTCGAATTTATCAGCAGCATTTCTAAAACAAACTACCTGGAAAAATAAATTTGGAGCCGGATTTGATCTTACTTATGATGAAATGATTGGATCTAAAGTTAATTTCCCTGATAATGAAATTCCTGTTGTTCATCAAGCTGATAAATTTACTGATAAGTTGATATTAGGTTTATATGGTACTTATGAGTTTACAATTGATCGTTTATCAGTTGCATCGTATTTTGGAGCTTTTGCTTTTCGTAATTCGCGAAGTAATGCCCCTAACCTATTGTACCAGAAATTTGGCTTGAAGTATCATTTTAAAAGAGATATTTATGTTGGTTTGCTCGTTAGAGCACATAACTTTTCGGTAGCTGATGTAATAGAATGGAACATAGGTTACCGTATTAAATGGAATTAA
- a CDS encoding GNAT family N-acetyltransferase — MEIIIKEVTNKQTLNDFVKFPYQLYKSNNFWVPPMIDEERSALVPEKNPAFEFCDVKFWVAYIDNKCVGRIGGIINHLWIEKKGERIGRFTRPEFIDNKEVSAKLMETVEAWLKSQGMVELQGPLGFSNLDHQGCLIEGQDWMPSIASDYHMSYYLEHFEALGYEKEIDWLEFRITFPDALPEKSFKVAEMLIKRYGLKPQNFTSSKEIEPYKEKIFELFNKAFAELFGTFQLPQKLIEFYMNKYFPILNPRYVKVILDKEDELAGFLIALPSLSKAMQKAKGKLWPLGWWHIMQALKHPKEMDLMLTGVKPELQKMGVAALLMNDLWKTAKEDGVKYVETTGMLENNHVAIQMWKSFDHIQHKRKRCFKKTLI, encoded by the coding sequence ATGGAAATAATTATTAAAGAAGTTACTAATAAACAAACCCTTAACGATTTCGTTAAGTTTCCTTATCAATTATATAAATCAAATAATTTTTGGGTACCACCAATGATTGACGAAGAGCGTAGTGCATTGGTTCCTGAAAAAAATCCTGCATTTGAATTTTGTGATGTTAAGTTTTGGGTAGCATACATCGACAATAAATGTGTTGGTCGTATTGGAGGTATTATCAACCACTTATGGATTGAGAAAAAAGGCGAAAGAATAGGACGTTTCACCCGCCCTGAATTCATCGACAACAAAGAAGTATCGGCCAAATTGATGGAAACGGTTGAAGCCTGGTTAAAGTCGCAAGGAATGGTTGAGTTACAAGGACCATTAGGTTTCTCAAACCTCGATCACCAAGGCTGTTTGATTGAAGGCCAGGATTGGATGCCATCCATTGCTTCTGATTATCACATGAGTTATTACCTGGAACACTTCGAAGCTTTAGGTTACGAAAAGGAAATAGATTGGTTAGAGTTCCGCATTACATTTCCTGATGCACTTCCTGAAAAATCGTTTAAAGTAGCAGAAATGCTTATTAAACGATATGGATTAAAACCTCAGAACTTTACTTCTTCGAAAGAAATTGAACCATATAAGGAAAAGATATTCGAACTTTTCAATAAGGCATTTGCCGAATTATTTGGCACCTTTCAACTTCCACAAAAGTTGATTGAGTTTTATATGAATAAATATTTCCCAATTCTTAATCCTCGATATGTAAAAGTGATTTTAGATAAAGAGGATGAATTAGCCGGATTCTTAATTGCCTTACCATCACTATCAAAAGCAATGCAAAAAGCAAAAGGTAAACTTTGGCCTTTGGGATGGTGGCACATTATGCAAGCATTAAAACACCCAAAAGAGATGGATTTGATGCTTACCGGAGTTAAACCCGAATTACAAAAAATGGGGGTTGCAGCTTTACTGATGAACGATCTTTGGAAAACAGCCAAGGAAGATGGTGTTAAGTATGTTGAAACCACTGGCATGCTCGAGAACAATCATGTGGCCATTCAAATGTGGAAATCATTTGATCATATTCAACACAAGCGTAAACGCTGTTTTAAAAAGACATTGATTTAA
- a CDS encoding tRNA threonylcarbamoyladenosine dehydratase: MSMGIFHRAELILGKEKMQNIASKKVILFGIGGVGSWCAESLIRTGVMDLTIVDSDRVTASNINRQLMATSSTVGEVKTEALKSRLLDINPNATITSLQKIYSRETSADFNLNEYDVIIDAIDSLGSKVHLIRKATETDALFVSSMGAALKVDPTRVRVDEFWNVQGCPLARKIRKLIRKVGKPSRSFLCVYSDEVMENIGTEESSETEIQPVIKDTTGPGDPDLVNHDWSDKKAVINGSLAHITAIFGFTLAGLIIQELTK; encoded by the coding sequence ATGAGTATGGGCATTTTTCACAGAGCAGAATTAATACTTGGTAAAGAGAAGATGCAAAACATTGCATCTAAAAAAGTAATCTTATTTGGAATAGGCGGAGTTGGAAGTTGGTGTGCCGAAAGTCTAATCCGAACAGGTGTTATGGACCTAACCATTGTTGATAGCGATCGGGTGACAGCAAGTAATATAAACCGTCAACTAATGGCTACATCTTCAACTGTTGGCGAAGTAAAAACCGAAGCTCTAAAAAGCCGTTTACTCGATATTAATCCGAATGCTACTATAACATCTTTACAAAAGATTTACAGTCGTGAAACTTCGGCAGATTTTAATTTGAACGAGTACGATGTTATTATTGATGCAATTGATAGTTTAGGAAGCAAAGTGCACTTAATAAGAAAAGCTACCGAAACAGATGCTTTGTTTGTATCCTCTATGGGTGCCGCTTTAAAAGTTGATCCTACAAGAGTTCGAGTAGATGAGTTTTGGAATGTTCAAGGATGCCCGCTTGCTCGTAAAATCCGAAAACTGATTCGTAAAGTAGGGAAACCATCACGTTCATTTCTTTGCGTTTACAGTGATGAAGTAATGGAAAACATAGGAACTGAAGAAAGCTCTGAAACCGAAATTCAACCTGTAATTAAAGACACAACTGGCCCTGGCGATCCTGATTTAGTTAATCACGACTGGTCAGATAAAAAAGCAGTTATTAATGGATCGTTAGCTCATATCACTGCTATTTTTGGTTTTACTTTAGCTGGTTTAATCATTCAAGAACTCACAAAATAG
- the serB gene encoding phosphoserine phosphatase SerB — MNKGKEIILLNISGEDKPGLTAALTNILSNYDVNILDIGQAVIHDDLGLGILFEVPATNESSPILKDLLFKSYELGINIKFTPISEERYNEWVGHQGKERFIITLLSRKLKASQLSKVTDVISAQGLNIDYITRLSGRVMLNKNTENEKSVVEFSVRGTPKNAQGMKQEFMAISKEHGIDIAFQADNIFRRNRRLVCFDMDSTLIQTEVIDELAIKAGVGDKVIAITEAAMRGEIDFNESFKQRVSLLKGLDESVMKNIAENLPITEGAERLFKTLKKYGYRTAILSGGFNYFGNYLKSKFDIDYVFANELEILDGKLTGRHVGEIVNGEKKAELLKLLAFKEDIHLDQVIAVGDGSNDLPMLKEAGLGIAFHAKPKVKASAKNHISTIGLDAILYLLGFRDREINM; from the coding sequence ATGAATAAGGGTAAAGAGATTATACTTTTAAATATTTCGGGCGAAGATAAACCCGGACTAACGGCGGCATTAACGAATATTTTATCGAACTACGACGTAAATATTCTGGATATTGGCCAGGCTGTCATTCACGACGATTTAGGTCTGGGAATACTATTTGAAGTTCCAGCAACCAATGAGTCCTCCCCTATTTTAAAAGATCTTCTTTTTAAATCGTACGAATTAGGTATCAATATCAAATTCACCCCTATTTCTGAAGAGAGATACAACGAATGGGTTGGCCATCAAGGAAAAGAACGATTTATTATTACCTTGTTATCGCGTAAATTAAAAGCATCGCAACTCTCAAAAGTTACTGATGTTATTTCAGCTCAAGGTTTAAACATTGATTACATAACCCGTCTAAGTGGTCGTGTAATGTTAAATAAGAACACTGAAAACGAAAAATCGGTAGTTGAATTTTCGGTCCGCGGAACTCCAAAGAATGCACAAGGCATGAAACAGGAATTCATGGCCATTTCAAAAGAGCATGGAATTGATATTGCTTTTCAGGCTGATAATATTTTCCGTCGTAACCGTCGTTTGGTATGTTTCGATATGGATTCAACCCTTATTCAAACCGAAGTTATTGACGAATTAGCAATTAAAGCAGGTGTTGGCGATAAAGTGATTGCCATTACAGAAGCAGCTATGCGCGGCGAAATTGACTTTAACGAAAGTTTTAAGCAAAGAGTATCTCTTTTAAAAGGCTTAGACGAGTCGGTAATGAAAAATATTGCCGAAAATCTACCTATTACCGAAGGTGCTGAACGCTTGTTTAAAACACTAAAAAAATATGGTTATCGCACTGCTATTTTATCTGGTGGTTTCAATTATTTTGGAAACTACCTTAAAAGCAAGTTCGATATTGACTATGTTTTTGCCAACGAACTTGAAATTTTAGACGGAAAACTAACTGGCCGCCATGTTGGAGAAATTGTTAATGGAGAGAAAAAAGCTGAATTGTTAAAACTTTTAGCTTTTAAAGAAGATATTCATCTTGATCAGGTAATTGCCGTTGGCGATGGATCAAACGATTTACCAATGTTAAAAGAAGCAGGTTTAGGCATTGCTTTTCATGCCAAACCAAAAGTTAAAGCATCAGCTAAAAACCATATCTCAACCATTGGATTGGATGCTATCTTATATTTATTAGGTTTCAGAGATCGCGAAATCAATATGTAA
- a CDS encoding M1 family aminopeptidase encodes MKFKYLLILSSILFHLTSCNLIPEKWPEDGVSYPLAKERADRVQKLDYNLKMDIPANSVESIIAQSIIQFSLTDKTDDLFLDFKADSAQVHQIIINNDTLIPRIVNEHIKLPKTSLEKENKVVIDFTMGDGPLNRNKNYFYSLFVPDRARTAIPCFDQPDIKGTFAVTMTLPQNWEGIANGPQVMTQALSNNRKTIEFLKSKPISTYLWAFAAGEFNHVTTTWHGKTIGLYHMVKDTSKVNRNLPIIFSQTKKSLDWLENYTNYDYPYEHYNLVAIPSFQFGGMEHPGATYYRSDRIFLDENPTKNDEISRANVIAHETAHMWFGDLVTMKWFEEVWLKEVFANFMADKITQPWFADINHKLQFLLAHFPSSYAVDRTEGTNSINQKLHNLKNAGTLYGNIIYHKSPIVMAQLESMVGPEKLQTGIQEYIHNFAFGNATWDDLIACIDKLTENDLTVWSNNWVNKPGRPIITMIPPNDDNDSWTLKQFPEHPQLNTPSTYWPQQVSSIINNTETKLDYFDAVMPINKGIAYPNTLFFSDDKGYGLFRMNGQQISYWLKHTSDIEDPLLRGRSTINLFENFWDGSIKPNQYINFLLQNIDKETEPLLVNLYANQLKNVFWNTIHQDSWPKVSKNIANTITNKAQTSNNLAIKKTLFSLWIDVALDTESYEQMALLCNRSNLFYGVSLSDKNRIHLISQLAIRNYKGWQILYNQVINQISNNDLKEMMMFSLPALSNSTRERDLFWASLSKKENRTKESWVQQSLSYLHHPLRQKHSINYLLQTLNMLEEIQLTGDIFFPSGWLKNSIGLYSSQEAKNIVDQYLANHPQYPDHLKNKILQNIDKAQRCVTISKLNDDLATQNRN; translated from the coding sequence ATGAAGTTTAAGTACCTGTTAATCCTATCCTCAATATTATTCCACCTCACTTCATGTAACCTAATACCTGAAAAATGGCCCGAAGATGGAGTGAGTTATCCTTTAGCGAAAGAAAGAGCTGATCGGGTTCAGAAATTGGATTATAATTTAAAAATGGATATACCAGCCAATTCTGTTGAATCGATCATTGCCCAATCTATCATTCAATTTTCGTTAACGGACAAAACAGATGATCTATTTTTGGATTTTAAAGCAGATAGCGCACAGGTACATCAAATCATTATTAATAATGATACACTTATTCCTCGAATTGTAAATGAACACATTAAACTTCCTAAAACTTCGTTAGAAAAAGAGAACAAGGTTGTTATTGATTTTACCATGGGCGATGGCCCACTCAATCGAAACAAGAACTACTTCTACTCCCTTTTCGTTCCTGACAGAGCTCGTACTGCAATTCCATGTTTTGATCAGCCTGATATAAAAGGAACATTTGCCGTTACCATGACTCTGCCTCAAAACTGGGAAGGTATTGCCAATGGTCCTCAGGTAATGACTCAAGCCTTAAGTAATAATAGAAAAACAATTGAATTCTTAAAATCAAAACCCATCAGTACTTATTTATGGGCCTTTGCTGCCGGAGAATTTAACCACGTTACCACAACCTGGCATGGTAAAACAATAGGCCTTTACCATATGGTTAAAGACACTTCAAAGGTTAATCGAAACCTTCCGATTATATTTTCACAAACTAAAAAATCGCTTGATTGGTTAGAAAATTATACCAATTATGACTATCCATACGAACATTATAATTTGGTAGCTATTCCATCTTTTCAGTTTGGAGGAATGGAACATCCGGGAGCGACTTATTATCGTTCAGATCGCATTTTCTTAGATGAAAACCCTACTAAAAATGACGAAATCAGTCGAGCTAATGTAATTGCTCACGAAACGGCCCATATGTGGTTTGGCGATTTAGTCACCATGAAATGGTTTGAAGAAGTGTGGTTAAAAGAGGTATTTGCCAATTTTATGGCTGATAAAATTACTCAACCATGGTTCGCTGATATCAACCACAAATTACAATTCCTACTTGCACATTTCCCTTCTTCTTATGCTGTTGACCGAACCGAAGGAACCAACTCCATCAATCAAAAATTACATAACCTGAAGAATGCCGGAACATTATATGGTAATATTATATATCATAAATCGCCCATTGTGATGGCACAGCTCGAAAGCATGGTTGGACCCGAGAAGCTGCAAACCGGTATTCAAGAATACATCCATAACTTTGCCTTTGGTAATGCAACCTGGGATGATTTAATTGCTTGCATTGATAAGTTAACCGAAAACGACTTAACTGTGTGGAGTAACAATTGGGTTAACAAACCAGGAAGACCTATAATTACAATGATTCCCCCAAACGACGACAACGATTCATGGACTTTAAAACAGTTTCCTGAACATCCTCAATTAAATACACCTTCTACTTACTGGCCGCAACAAGTAAGCTCAATAATAAATAATACAGAAACAAAACTGGACTATTTTGATGCAGTTATGCCTATTAATAAAGGCATTGCCTATCCAAACACTTTATTTTTTAGCGATGATAAAGGGTATGGATTATTCAGGATGAATGGACAACAAATTTCGTATTGGCTAAAACATACTTCCGATATAGAAGATCCATTACTAAGAGGTCGTTCAACTATTAATCTGTTCGAAAACTTTTGGGATGGAAGTATTAAGCCTAATCAATACATCAACTTTTTGTTACAAAACATAGATAAAGAGACTGAACCATTACTTGTAAACCTATATGCCAACCAATTAAAAAATGTATTCTGGAATACCATACATCAAGATTCGTGGCCAAAAGTAAGTAAGAACATTGCAAACACCATCACAAACAAAGCCCAAACATCCAATAATTTAGCCATCAAAAAAACACTATTCAGCTTATGGATTGATGTTGCTTTAGACACCGAATCATATGAGCAAATGGCGCTGTTATGTAATCGGTCGAATCTTTTCTACGGTGTTTCATTAAGTGATAAAAATAGAATTCATCTCATATCACAATTAGCCATTAGAAATTACAAAGGATGGCAAATATTGTATAACCAAGTAATCAACCAGATTAGTAATAACGATTTAAAAGAGATGATGATGTTTTCTCTTCCAGCTTTATCAAACAGCACCAGAGAGCGAGATTTATTTTGGGCATCCTTAAGTAAAAAAGAAAATCGCACTAAAGAAAGTTGGGTTCAGCAATCTTTATCATACCTGCATCACCCTTTACGTCAGAAACACTCTATTAATTACTTATTACAAACACTAAATATGCTGGAAGAAATCCAGTTAACAGGGGATATCTTCTTCCCTTCTGGTTGGCTCAAAAACAGTATCGGGCTCTATTCTTCGCAAGAAGCTAAAAATATTGTTGATCAATATTTAGCCAATCATCCTCAATATCCCGATCATTTAAAAAATAAGATTCTTCAGAACATTGATAAGGCTCAAAGATGTGTTACAATTAGTAAGCTGAATGACGATTTAGCCACCCAAAACAGGAACTAA
- a CDS encoding YitT family protein, with translation MNRATLISELKSYLIITAGLLISAIGWTGFIIPSNIVGGGILGLSSLIYFLTGLPVGPTNLVLNAILIIIAIKVLGKGFGFKTIYSLIVLSIFLTVFQYIITEPIVKEKFMAAIIGGGLIGLSIGIMFVQGGSTGGTEIIAMLINHKRSVSPGKVMISCDLVVISSSFIIFHSIETMVYGFVVIGLMSYVSDWVLTGARQSVQISVFSDRPKEVADHIAQEINRGISFVKGHGYYSKKDRDFIMMVVRKSESHIIFQAIKEVDPGAFVTVANVMAVYGKGFDSYKPPISGNKKKKPTSVNP, from the coding sequence ATGAACAGAGCAACTTTAATCAGTGAACTAAAAAGTTATCTCATTATCACAGCGGGGCTGTTGATTAGTGCTATTGGATGGACGGGTTTTATCATCCCATCTAATATTGTTGGAGGAGGAATATTGGGACTTTCCTCATTAATTTACTTTCTGACTGGACTTCCAGTTGGTCCTACCAACCTGGTATTAAATGCCATTCTTATTATTATTGCCATTAAGGTATTAGGAAAAGGATTTGGCTTTAAAACCATTTATTCACTTATTGTACTATCAATTTTTCTTACGGTTTTTCAGTACATCATTACTGAACCAATTGTAAAAGAAAAATTCATGGCTGCCATTATTGGAGGGGGGCTAATTGGACTAAGTATCGGTATAATGTTTGTTCAGGGAGGAAGTACAGGAGGTACCGAAATTATTGCCATGCTAATTAATCACAAAAGGAGTGTGAGCCCAGGCAAAGTTATGATATCATGCGACTTAGTCGTAATAAGTTCTTCTTTCATTATTTTTCACTCTATAGAAACCATGGTATATGGTTTTGTGGTAATTGGATTAATGTCGTATGTTTCGGACTGGGTTCTAACAGGTGCACGTCAATCTGTACAAATCTCAGTTTTTTCTGACAGACCTAAAGAAGTGGCAGACCACATTGCCCAAGAGATAAACAGAGGGATCAGTTTTGTAAAAGGTCACGGGTATTATAGCAAAAAAGACAGGGATTTTATTATGATGGTAGTTCGAAAATCAGAATCTCATATCATATTTCAAGCTATAAAAGAGGTAGATCCGGGGGCATTCGTAACCGTTGCAAATGTAATGGCGGTTTATGGTAAAGGATTTGACTCGTATAAACCGCCTATTAGTGGTAATAAAAAGAAAAAACCAACATCGGTTAATCCGTAA
- a CDS encoding lipid A deacylase LpxR family protein, protein MKKIILIITLLNHFYVLSAQVVLPIKQFHLNWDNDVMMTTDHYYTQGLGIAMCDPFLVRNPLNKIFIKPRQADKALYSLSVFQQTYTPKDIRSDEIQYNDRPYAGVLLVTSGAVVSDISKNRLFKSEIDIGVMGPASGAGKVQYVYHDITNNPLPNGWHHQQYNWPVVNYNLNVYQQWVSEDWFNLMATGGARVGTLHDDASLGMMFRIGKMQNYIESLNINYRFDQTSNWQYYIEAEANVTAVMYNATLQGGWYRNRKIYYIPFSDLTYLVPKLKGGLVVMYNVFGLQFNVNYIGKEFEGGSHHWYHKTTLFLSF, encoded by the coding sequence ATGAAGAAAATTATATTAATTATCACCTTACTTAACCACTTCTATGTACTTTCAGCTCAGGTAGTTTTACCTATAAAACAATTTCATCTTAACTGGGATAATGATGTAATGATGACTACAGATCATTATTATACCCAAGGCCTGGGTATAGCTATGTGCGATCCCTTTTTGGTCAGAAATCCTTTAAATAAGATTTTTATAAAGCCAAGGCAAGCTGATAAAGCCTTATACAGTTTATCTGTTTTTCAGCAAACATATACGCCTAAGGATATTCGAAGTGACGAAATACAGTATAATGATAGGCCTTATGCAGGAGTATTGCTTGTTACTTCAGGTGCCGTTGTTTCTGATATTAGTAAAAATCGCTTGTTTAAAAGTGAAATTGATATTGGCGTAATGGGCCCTGCCTCAGGAGCAGGAAAAGTACAGTATGTATATCACGATATTACCAATAATCCGCTTCCCAATGGTTGGCACCATCAGCAATATAATTGGCCGGTAGTTAATTATAATCTGAATGTATATCAACAATGGGTTTCTGAAGATTGGTTTAACTTAATGGCAACGGGAGGTGCGAGGGTAGGTACTTTGCATGATGATGCTAGCTTAGGAATGATGTTTCGTATTGGTAAAATGCAGAATTATATTGAGAGTTTAAATATCAACTATCGATTTGATCAAACATCAAATTGGCAATACTATATCGAAGCAGAAGCAAATGTAACGGCAGTAATGTATAATGCAACATTACAAGGTGGATGGTATCGAAATCGAAAAATATATTATATCCCTTTTAGTGATTTAACTTATTTAGTACCCAAACTAAAAGGAGGATTGGTTGTAATGTATAATGTATTTGGTTTGCAATTCAATGTAAACTATATAGGTAAGGAATTTGAAGGAGGAAGTCATCATTGGTATCACAAAACCACTCTTTTTCTTTCTTTCTGA